The Anaerolineae bacterium genome contains the following window.
TCAAGCGCGAGACCGGCATCCGCCAGGTGGCCATGACCACCAACGCCGTGCTGCTGGCCCGCTACGCCGAGGCGCTGGTCGCCAGCGGCCTGGACTGGATCAACGTCAGCCTGGAATCGCTCCAGCCGGAGCGCTACCACGCCATTACCCGCTTCGGTTGGCTGGAAACCGTCTGGGAGGGCATCCGGCGCGCTGCCGCCGCCGGGCTGCCGACGATCAAGATCAACGCTCTGATCATGAAAGACATCAATGATGACGAGTTTGAGGCCTGGCTGGAGCTGATCCGCGAGCATGACCTGATTGTGCGCTTTCTGGAGGTCATGCCCATCGGCGAGATCAACCACAACGGCGGGATGGCCCGTTTCGTCGACCTGACCGAGGTGCGCCAGCGCCTGATCGCCACGCACGGCCTGGAACCGGCGACAGTGGCGCGCGGCAACGGCCCCGCCAGATACTGGAAGGTACCCGGCGCCAGGGGCAAGATCGGCTTCATCACCCCGATCTCCGACCCGTATTGTAAGGACTGCAACCGCTTCCGCCTGACGGCCATCGGCGAACTGCGCCCATGCCTGGCCTATGATATCCACGTCGCGCTCGGCCCGGCCATCCGTGCCGGGGATGTGGCCGCCATCGAGGAGGGCTTCCGGGAAGCGGCGCGGATCAAGCCCGCCGGTCACCAGTGGAAAATCGGGCAAAAGACCGGTACGGTTATGTCGAGCCTGGGAGGATAGCCCCTGATGCACATCCGCGTGACATTCTATGGCCGCCTGAAGCAGGACGCCGGGACGCGCCAGGCGGCGCTGGAATTGCCTGGCGACCGCGCTACGGTGCGCGATGCGGTGGAGGCCGCGCTGAAGGCGTATCCGGCCCTGGCCGCGCACCTGGATACGCTCGCCTGCTCGGTCGGCGCAGTGCTGGCCGACCCCGGCACGCCTATCCACGACGGCGATGAGATCGGCTTCCTGCCGCCGGTCAGCGGCGGCTAACAAGGATACAGACCATGACCACACGGGTAACAGACGCTCCGCTGGAACTGGCCCCGCTGCTGGCAGAGACTGAGGACGACGCCTGCGGGGCGCTGGTGATCTTCAGCGGAGTCGTCCGCAACACCAATGACGGACGCCCGGTCAGCGGCATGACCTATGACGCGCATGTGGCGCTGGCTGAGCGCGTGCTGGCCGAGATCGAAGCGGAGGCGCTGGCCCGCTTTGGCGTCCGCCACTGCCGGATCGTCCACCGGGTCGGTACGCTGGCCCTGGGCGAAGTCAGTGTCTACGTGGTCGTACGCGCCGCGCACCGGGCGGAAGCCTTTGAGGCGGCTCGCTACGCCATTGATGAGGTTAAGGCGCGCGCGCCGATCTGGAAGGAAGAGCATTACACGGACGGCGCCAGCCGCTACCTGGATGGCACCCCGCTGCGCATCCCATCCCCGGAGGCTGACGCCCGGTGAAAGACATCTCCGCTAAAGAGGACACCCTGCGCGAAGCCGTCGCCGAGATCACCATCGATATGCCGCCGGAACTGGTGACGCTGTTGCGCGAGCGCCGCGCCGAAAAGGGCGACGCGCTGGAACTGGCCCGCGCCGCCGCCGCGCTGGCCGCCAAGAAGACCTGGGACCT
Protein-coding sequences here:
- a CDS encoding MoaD/ThiS family protein, coding for MHIRVTFYGRLKQDAGTRQAALELPGDRATVRDAVEAALKAYPALAAHLDTLACSVGAVLADPGTPIHDGDEIGFLPPVSGG
- the moaA gene encoding GTP 3',8-cyclase MoaA; this encodes MTLIDQFGRRVNYLRVSVIDRCNLRCHFCMPLHGLQFHASDKLLTFDEIILTLQIASRLGIDRVRLTGGEPLLRPNLPELIGRIKRETGIRQVAMTTNAVLLARYAEALVASGLDWINVSLESLQPERYHAITRFGWLETVWEGIRRAAAAGLPTIKINALIMKDINDDEFEAWLELIREHDLIVRFLEVMPIGEINHNGGMARFVDLTEVRQRLIATHGLEPATVARGNGPARYWKVPGARGKIGFITPISDPYCKDCNRFRLTAIGELRPCLAYDIHVALGPAIRAGDVAAIEEGFREAARIKPAGHQWKIGQKTGTVMSSLGG
- a CDS encoding molybdenum cofactor biosynthesis protein MoaE; the encoded protein is MTTRVTDAPLELAPLLAETEDDACGALVIFSGVVRNTNDGRPVSGMTYDAHVALAERVLAEIEAEALARFGVRHCRIVHRVGTLALGEVSVYVVVRAAHRAEAFEAARYAIDEVKARAPIWKEEHYTDGASRYLDGTPLRIPSPEADAR